A region from the Triplophysa rosa linkage group LG4, Trosa_1v2, whole genome shotgun sequence genome encodes:
- the LOC130552952 gene encoding protein SON isoform X1 — MATNIEQIFRDFVVNKMKEIADETEDNSRIDEPHSEPAAESRQDGLETEQLKTPTAADKDTCNDLQDDCGIEANSTKHKKNKKHKKHKSKKKKKRKEEKECSTEAQSDKETQDSGKKKKKRKKKKKSKEADKAKRSGSRSSSSASGSESVSESKPSSKNAKFSSADKTSKSELKSAAGLGTSPLPDIIPVMENLVHTSAKDKKRSSSRSSKREESSKGRRTRSRSPRQKSRHRSRSRSSKRHQRSTSRSRNRKRLHLQREKSRSPSWRWNNRSRSRSVKRRRYSRSRSHSRRSRSRSGLTSRKNRRSASKSRSRSRSRSRSRTKRSKSRSKSKSVFKDKEKEIEPAENKAVQTVDNSETSAMQTDVTQKTTENVKSPTVAVNLDTKLPETVVNSAPKAPVVTGSWRPIPFLGESSENQFCQKCITPSEATKEPADTSTDRPKDSECVLNPEEKETPASSKPEIQTSTEIDSKSPSKSPSQQRSSKSKLPARSRSKSRLKKSRSSSRNDDMKSKSRSPSEKKKYKSKAKHKRSKSKSPKKRRSRSRSPGRRRRSRTPDRSRRSKSRRRSRSRSKRRSRSGSRWRRGFGSRSLNQRDRWKREPSRSPVLILRKKRSTSRTRRSTSKTPPRLTELDKEQLLEIAKANAAAMCAKAGVPIPESLRPKNILQLPLSNPNSTLALSGSLALGVPLMTMNVAMASMTAATMTAALSSIGALASMPQLAPLPTIVNKPPSSSTSNLASIEEAKRKVTKQANNFSIKELTERCKKITESKEEMAIAKPHVSDDEDDEQTFGAGALKETKGIAFSIGNTSVKPGVRTEATFAKEFPVSSGSQHRKKEADGAYGEWVPVEKKKTEKPSASGSAGTEESSKENDSVFPEAPSQPVDITLAVSDRAVAQKRLAENPFDINAMCMLNRAQEQVDAWAQSNTIPGLFTGSTGAQVLSSEELSNSGLQAWIKKDQFLRAAPVSGGMGELLMRKMGWRAGEGLGKHREGTVEPIIIDFKTDRKGLVAEGEKTQKSGNLVVMKDLLGKHPVSALMEMCNKKKWAQPEFIMVHHSGPDHRKNFLFKVVVNGNDYQPQTASPNKKHAKAMAATVALQAMGEVAGEGVHTGPVFTAATNV; from the exons ATGGCGACCAACATCGAGCAGATTTTCAGGGATTTCgtcgtgaataaaatgaaagaaatcgCAGATGAAACTGAAGATAACAG TCGGATAGATGAGCCTCATTCCGAACCTGCCGCAGAGTCCAGACAGGATGGACTTGAAACAGAACAATTGAAAACACCAACAG CTGCAGATAAAGACACGTGCAATGACCTCCAGGATGACTGCGGTATAGAGGCCAACAGcaccaaacacaaaaaaaacaagaagcacaaaaaacacaaaagtaaaaagaagaaaaaacgcAAGGAAGAAAAAGAATGCAGCACAGAGGCGCAGTCCGACAAAGAGACTCAAGACAG tggaaagaaaaagaagaagagaaagaaaaagaaaaaatccaAAGAGGCTGATAAAGCGAAACGGTCTGGCTCACGATCAAGCTCTTCTGCATCTGGGTCAGAATCTGTGTCTGAATCAAAACCTTCCAGTAAAAATGCAAAGTTTTCATCAGCAGATAAGACCTCCAAGTCAGAGCTCAAGAGTGCAGCTGGTCTTGGTACATCTCCATTACCTGACATTATTCCCGTGATGGAGAATTTGGTCCACACCAGTGCCAAAGACAAGAAAAGAAGCTCCAGCAGGTCATCCAAAAGAGAGGAGAGCTCTAAAGGAAGACGAACCAGATCAAGATCACCCAGACAGAAGTCAAGACACAGATCAAGATCCAGATCTTCCAAACGGCATCAGCGATCAACATCCCGCTCTAGAAATAGAAAGAGGCTTCAtctacagagagagaaaagtaGATCACCCTCTTGGAGATGGAACAATCGATCCAGATCTCGCTCGGTTAAAAGACGCAGATATTCACGATCCAGGTCGCATTCTAGGCGAAGTCGATCAAGGTCTGGTTTAACCTCGAGAAAGAACAGAAGGTCCGCATCAAAGTCTAGGTCTCGTTCCAGGAGTAGATCTAGAAGTAGAACTAAACGTTCTAAATCAAGATCTAAatcaaaatctgtttttaaagaCAAGGAGAAGGAAATTGAGCCAGCTGAGAATAAGGCAGTTCAAACAGTGGATAATAGTGAAACTTCTGCAATGCAAACAGATGTTACTCAAAAAACAACTGAGAATGTGAAAAGTCCAACAGTGGCTGTGAACTTAGACACCAAGCTGCCTGAGACTGTTGTAAATTCTGCTCCAAAAGCGCCCGTTGTCACAGGATCTTGGCGACCCATTCCCTTCTTGGGAGAGTCATCTGAGAACCAATTTTGCCAGAAGTGCATTACACCTTCGGAAGCGACCAAAGAACCTGCAGACACTTCAACAGATAGACCTAAAGATTCAGAGTGTGTCTTAAACCCGGAAGAGAAAGAAACTCCTGCAAGTTCAAAACCAGAAATACAGACTTCCACAGAGATTGATTCAAAGTCACCTTCCAAATCTCCCAGTCAACAACGATCCTCGAAATCCAAATTACCTGCAAGATCCAGATCAAAGTCAAGACTAAAAAAATCCAGGTCATCCTCACGGAACGATGACATGAAGTCAAAGTCTAGATCACcctcagaaaaaaagaaatacaagtCCAAAGCAAAGCACAAACGTTCAAAATCTAAATCGCCTAAAAAGAGAAGGTCCCGGTCTCGATCGCCTGGCCGACGGAGGAGGTCCAGAACTCCGGACAGAAGCAGACGGTCCAAATCGAGGCGGAGGTCACGCTCGCGTTCAAAGAGGAGGTCTCGGTCTGGCTCGCGCTGGAGGAGAGGTTTCGGGAGTCGATCGCTAAATCAGAGGGACAGATGGAAACGAGAACCCAGCCGCTCTCCGGTTCTCATTCTCCGGAAGAAAAGATCAACATCAAGAACTCGGCGTAGCACCAGCAAGACACCGCCGCGGCTTACAGAGCTCG ATAAGGAACAGCTGTTAGAAATCGCCAAGGCTAATGCGGCAGCTATGTGTGCCAAGGCAGGGGTGCCCATCCCAGAGAGCCTCAGACCTAAAAATATTCTCCAACTACCTTTGTCAAACCCAAATTCTACTTTAGCTTTGTCTGGTTCCCTCGCTTTGGGGGTCCCTTTAATGACGATGAACGTTGCCATGGCTAGCATGACTGCGGCCACCATGACTGCTGCTTTGTCCAGTATTGGGGCACTGGCGTCCATGCCACAGTTAGCCCCGTTACCGACAATCGTCAACAAGCCCCCCTCTTCATCCACATCCAACCTAGCCAGTATTGAGGAGGCAAAAAGGAAAGTAACAAAGCAGGCTAACAACTTTAGCATTAAAGAGCTAACAGAG AGATGCAAGAAGATCACTGAGAGTAAGGAGGAGATGGCCATTGCGAAACCCCACGTGTCCGATGATGAAGACGATGAGCAGACGTTTGGGGCAGGAGCACTTAAGGAGACTAAGGGCATTGCTTTCAGTATTGGT AATACCTCGGTGAAACCAGGCGTCCGAACCGAAGCCACATTTGCTAAGGAGTTTCCAGTGTCCTCAGGCTCCCAGCACAGGAAGAAGGAGGCCGATGGTGCTTACGGGGAATGGGTGCCGGTCGAAAAAAAGAAGACGGAAAAGCCATCTGCCTCGGGTTCAGCTGGGACTGAGGAATCCAGCAAGGAGAATGATAGCGTCTTTCCTGAAGCACCTTCTCAA CCGGTGGACATCACGTTGGCTGTCAGCGACCGTGCAGTTGCTCAGAAGAGGCTGGCAGAGAATCCTTTCGACATCAATGCTATGTGTATGCTCAACCGGGCTCAGGAGCaa GTGGACGCATGGGCCCAGTCCAACACAATTCCAGGCCTCTTCACAGGCTCAACAGGTGCTCAGGTGCTGTCATCTGAAGAGCTGTCTAACAGCGGCCTACAGGCTTGGATCAAGAAG GATCAGTTCCTGCGGGCAGCACCCGTCTCAGGCGGGATGGGCGAGCTTCTCATGAGGAAGATGGGATGGCGTGCCGGGGAAGGTTTGGGGAAGCACAGGGAAGGCACGGTGGAGCCCATCATCATAGATTTCAAAACAGACCGCAAGG GTCTTGTAGCAGAAGGAGAAAAAACTCAGAAGTCCGGTAACCTTGTGGTGATGAAGGATCTTCTAG GAAAGCATCCAGTGTCTGCTTTAATGGAGATGTGCAATAAGAAGAAGTGGGCACAGCCAGAGTTTATCATGGTGCACCACAGTGGACCCGACCATCGCAAGAACTTTCTCTTTAAG GTGGTAGTTAATGGGAACGATTATCAGCCACAGACTGCCAGTCCTAATAAAAAACATGCCAAGGCGATGGCCGCCACTGTCGCCCTGCAGGCCATGGGAGAGGTCGCTGGTGAGGGCGTTCACACAGGACCCGTGTTTACTGCAGCTACGAACGTCTGA
- the LOC130552508 gene encoding uncharacterized protein LOC130552508 encodes MGKHVAVLREGHITAGQGYEDRVFLEDPTASDDFSLVLRDVVFSDGGIYECLWRGQKPVCSVFVDVLESLNFPVLAAVGEDVTLHCFGNVPSNNPWEDIDIHWLKDEREVLRFTSGKIDVNVDNSHMSLPVREEMSRGIFSLNIRSIRAQDQGVYQCRYKSTDHEDLQNGLPETRKLILLDVSSDVPSTSESILSTSSGSYTQTSTSVPTWTSVASTEWSTEISTSAQTSADTVEGI; translated from the exons ATGGGCAAACATGTGGCCGTTCTCCGTGAAGGCCACATCACCGCGGGACAGGGTTATGAGGACCGAGTGTTCCTCGAGGACCCAACAGCATCTGATGATTTCTCCCTCGTGTTAAGAGACGTCGTGTTTAGTGATGGAGGAATATATGAATGTCTGTGGAGGGGCCAGAAACCGGTTTGCTCTGTGTTTGTAGATGTGTTGG aatcCTTAAATTTTCCTGTTTTGGCTGCGGTGGGTGAAGATGTCACTTTGCATTGTTTCGGCAACGTCCCCTCAAATAACCCCTGGGAAGATATTGACATCCATTGGCTTAAAGATGAGCGTGAAGTTCTGCGGTTCACGTCTGGAAAGATTGATGTTAATGTTGATAACAGTCATATGTCATTGCCCGTCAGAGAGGAGATGTCTCGAGGGATCTTCTCATTGAATATCAGATCTATAAGAGCTCAGGATCAGGGAGTTTATCAGTGCCGCTACAAGAGCACCGATCACGAGGATCTACAGAACGGATTACCAGAAACACGAAAACTCATTCTTCTGG ATGTGTCTTCTGATGTTCCATCCACCTCAGAGTCCATCCTCAGCACCAGCAGCGGCTCTTATACTCAAACCAGCACATCTGTACCAACATGGACGTCTGTTGCGAGCACTGAATGGTCCACTGAAATCAGCACGTCTGCGCAGACGTCTGCAGATACAGTTGAAGGTATCTGA
- the LOC130552952 gene encoding protein SON isoform X2: MATNIEQIFRDFVVNKMKEIADETEDNSRIDEPHSEPAAESRQDGLETEQLKTPTAADKDTCNDLQDDCGIEANSTKHKKNKKHKKHKSKKKKKRKEEKECSTEAQSDKETQDSGKKKKKRKKKKKSKEADKAKRSGSRSSSSASGSESVSESKPSSKNAKFSSADKTSKSELKSAAGLGTSPLPDIIPVMENLVHTSAKDKKRSSSRSSKREESSKGRRTRSRSPRQKSRHRSRSRSSKRHQRSTSRSRNRKRLHLQREKSRSPSWRWNNRSRSRSVKRRRYSRSRSHSRRSRSRSGLTSRKNRRSASKSRSRSRSRSRSRTKRSKSRSKSKSVFKDKEKEIEPAENKAVQTVDNSETSAMQTDVTQKTTENVKSPTVAVNLDTKLPETVVNSAPKAPVVTGSWRPIPFLGESSENQFCQKCITPSEATKEPADTSTDRPKDSECVLNPEEKETPASSKPEIQTSTEIDSKSPSKSPSQQRSSKSKLPARSRSKSRLKKSRSSSRNDDMKSKSRSPSEKKKYKSKAKHKRSKSKSPKKRRSRSRSPGRRRRSRTPDRSRRSKSRRRSRSRSKRRSRSGSRWRRGFGSRSLNQRDRWKREPSRSPVLILRKKRSTSRTRRSTSKTPPRLTELDKEQLLEIAKANAAAMCAKAGVPIPESLRPKNILQLPLSNPNSTLALSGSLALGVPLMTMNVAMASMTAATMTAALSSIGALASMPQLAPLPTIVNKPPSSSTSNLASIEEAKRKVTKQANNFSIKELTERCKKITESKEEMAIAKPHVSDDEDDEQTFGAGALKETKGIAFSIGNTSVKPGVRTEATFAKEFPVSSGSQHRKKEADGAYGEWVPVEKKKTEKPSASGSAGTEESSKENDSVFPEAPSQPVDITLAVSDRAVAQKRLAENPFDINAMCMLNRAQEQVDAWAQSNTIPGLFTGSTGAQVLSSEELSNSGLQAWIKKGQSL, encoded by the exons ATGGCGACCAACATCGAGCAGATTTTCAGGGATTTCgtcgtgaataaaatgaaagaaatcgCAGATGAAACTGAAGATAACAG TCGGATAGATGAGCCTCATTCCGAACCTGCCGCAGAGTCCAGACAGGATGGACTTGAAACAGAACAATTGAAAACACCAACAG CTGCAGATAAAGACACGTGCAATGACCTCCAGGATGACTGCGGTATAGAGGCCAACAGcaccaaacacaaaaaaaacaagaagcacaaaaaacacaaaagtaaaaagaagaaaaaacgcAAGGAAGAAAAAGAATGCAGCACAGAGGCGCAGTCCGACAAAGAGACTCAAGACAG tggaaagaaaaagaagaagagaaagaaaaagaaaaaatccaAAGAGGCTGATAAAGCGAAACGGTCTGGCTCACGATCAAGCTCTTCTGCATCTGGGTCAGAATCTGTGTCTGAATCAAAACCTTCCAGTAAAAATGCAAAGTTTTCATCAGCAGATAAGACCTCCAAGTCAGAGCTCAAGAGTGCAGCTGGTCTTGGTACATCTCCATTACCTGACATTATTCCCGTGATGGAGAATTTGGTCCACACCAGTGCCAAAGACAAGAAAAGAAGCTCCAGCAGGTCATCCAAAAGAGAGGAGAGCTCTAAAGGAAGACGAACCAGATCAAGATCACCCAGACAGAAGTCAAGACACAGATCAAGATCCAGATCTTCCAAACGGCATCAGCGATCAACATCCCGCTCTAGAAATAGAAAGAGGCTTCAtctacagagagagaaaagtaGATCACCCTCTTGGAGATGGAACAATCGATCCAGATCTCGCTCGGTTAAAAGACGCAGATATTCACGATCCAGGTCGCATTCTAGGCGAAGTCGATCAAGGTCTGGTTTAACCTCGAGAAAGAACAGAAGGTCCGCATCAAAGTCTAGGTCTCGTTCCAGGAGTAGATCTAGAAGTAGAACTAAACGTTCTAAATCAAGATCTAAatcaaaatctgtttttaaagaCAAGGAGAAGGAAATTGAGCCAGCTGAGAATAAGGCAGTTCAAACAGTGGATAATAGTGAAACTTCTGCAATGCAAACAGATGTTACTCAAAAAACAACTGAGAATGTGAAAAGTCCAACAGTGGCTGTGAACTTAGACACCAAGCTGCCTGAGACTGTTGTAAATTCTGCTCCAAAAGCGCCCGTTGTCACAGGATCTTGGCGACCCATTCCCTTCTTGGGAGAGTCATCTGAGAACCAATTTTGCCAGAAGTGCATTACACCTTCGGAAGCGACCAAAGAACCTGCAGACACTTCAACAGATAGACCTAAAGATTCAGAGTGTGTCTTAAACCCGGAAGAGAAAGAAACTCCTGCAAGTTCAAAACCAGAAATACAGACTTCCACAGAGATTGATTCAAAGTCACCTTCCAAATCTCCCAGTCAACAACGATCCTCGAAATCCAAATTACCTGCAAGATCCAGATCAAAGTCAAGACTAAAAAAATCCAGGTCATCCTCACGGAACGATGACATGAAGTCAAAGTCTAGATCACcctcagaaaaaaagaaatacaagtCCAAAGCAAAGCACAAACGTTCAAAATCTAAATCGCCTAAAAAGAGAAGGTCCCGGTCTCGATCGCCTGGCCGACGGAGGAGGTCCAGAACTCCGGACAGAAGCAGACGGTCCAAATCGAGGCGGAGGTCACGCTCGCGTTCAAAGAGGAGGTCTCGGTCTGGCTCGCGCTGGAGGAGAGGTTTCGGGAGTCGATCGCTAAATCAGAGGGACAGATGGAAACGAGAACCCAGCCGCTCTCCGGTTCTCATTCTCCGGAAGAAAAGATCAACATCAAGAACTCGGCGTAGCACCAGCAAGACACCGCCGCGGCTTACAGAGCTCG ATAAGGAACAGCTGTTAGAAATCGCCAAGGCTAATGCGGCAGCTATGTGTGCCAAGGCAGGGGTGCCCATCCCAGAGAGCCTCAGACCTAAAAATATTCTCCAACTACCTTTGTCAAACCCAAATTCTACTTTAGCTTTGTCTGGTTCCCTCGCTTTGGGGGTCCCTTTAATGACGATGAACGTTGCCATGGCTAGCATGACTGCGGCCACCATGACTGCTGCTTTGTCCAGTATTGGGGCACTGGCGTCCATGCCACAGTTAGCCCCGTTACCGACAATCGTCAACAAGCCCCCCTCTTCATCCACATCCAACCTAGCCAGTATTGAGGAGGCAAAAAGGAAAGTAACAAAGCAGGCTAACAACTTTAGCATTAAAGAGCTAACAGAG AGATGCAAGAAGATCACTGAGAGTAAGGAGGAGATGGCCATTGCGAAACCCCACGTGTCCGATGATGAAGACGATGAGCAGACGTTTGGGGCAGGAGCACTTAAGGAGACTAAGGGCATTGCTTTCAGTATTGGT AATACCTCGGTGAAACCAGGCGTCCGAACCGAAGCCACATTTGCTAAGGAGTTTCCAGTGTCCTCAGGCTCCCAGCACAGGAAGAAGGAGGCCGATGGTGCTTACGGGGAATGGGTGCCGGTCGAAAAAAAGAAGACGGAAAAGCCATCTGCCTCGGGTTCAGCTGGGACTGAGGAATCCAGCAAGGAGAATGATAGCGTCTTTCCTGAAGCACCTTCTCAA CCGGTGGACATCACGTTGGCTGTCAGCGACCGTGCAGTTGCTCAGAAGAGGCTGGCAGAGAATCCTTTCGACATCAATGCTATGTGTATGCTCAACCGGGCTCAGGAGCaa GTGGACGCATGGGCCCAGTCCAACACAATTCCAGGCCTCTTCACAGGCTCAACAGGTGCTCAGGTGCTGTCATCTGAAGAGCTGTCTAACAGCGGCCTACAGGCTTGGATCAAGAAG GGTCAGTCCTTGTAG
- the LOC130552507 gene encoding mucin-21-like: protein MSSTVESVPNTSNTSYTQTSTSVPTRTDVTSTERSSPVSTHSYVERTDIEDSSTASAQTSADTVEVVSSRMSSTVESVPNASNTSYTQTSTSVPTRTDVTSTERSSPVSTHSYVERTHTEDSSTASAQTSVVSFEMSSTVESVPNASSSSWTHVASIESFSPVSHVERSETGDISTTSAQTSAACL, encoded by the exons ATGTCATCCACCGTTGAGTCGGTCCCCAACACCAGCAACACCTCTTACACTCAAACCAGCACATCTGTGCCAACACGGACGGATGTTACAAGCACTGAACGGTCCAGTCCTGTATCAACACACTCATATGTCGAGCGAACAGACATTGAAGACAGCAGCACAGCGTCTGCGCAGACGTCCGCAGATACAGTTGAAG ttgTGTCTTCTAGGATGTCATCCACCGTTGAGTCGGTCCCCAACGCCAGCAACACCTCTTACACTCAAACCAGCACATCTGTGCCAACACGGACGGATGTTACAAGCACTGAACGGTCCAGTCCTGTATCAACACACTCATATGTGGAGCGAACACACACTGAAGACAGCAGCACAGCGTCTGCGCAGACGTCCG ttgTGTCTTTCGAGATGTCATCCACCGTTGAGTCGGTCCCCAACGCCAGCAGCAGCTCTTGGACGCATGTTGCAAGCATTGAATCGTTCAGCCCTGTATCACATGTGGAGAGAAGTGAAACTGGAGACATCAGCACAACGTCTGCGCAGACGTCTGCAG CGTGTTTATAG